GGTATGAAAGCGAAGGCCTCGACCTTGCATCGGTCCCCTATCTCGACCCCGCGCTGTATCTCTACGAAGGCCGCTATCTTGCAGTCCTTCCCGATCTTGCACCCGTAGAGGTTCACGAAATCCCTGACTATCGTGCCCTCCCCGATCTCGCAGTCCTTGATGGAATAAAAGTCCGCCAACAGTCTCATGTCCATAGGTGTATTGTTTAGGCCATAAAAGTATGATGGCCCTGAGTATCGGTATTGCAACTGATGATATTCCTCTGACAATTAATATATCCCAGGCCAACATCTCGATATGTTGCCATGTTGGTCAGCGTCGTCCTTAACGTGATGAACGAAGAGAAGAACATCGGGGACCTTCTCGACAGTCTTGTCATACAGGAGCAGCCGATGGAGATAGTTGTTGTGGATGCTGCCAGCAAGGACCGGACCAGGGAGATAGTGAGGTCCTATATGGAACGGTACCCCTTCATAAGCCTATATGTAAAACCTGGCAGGAGAGGAGAGAGCACCAACTATGGCATAGACATGTCCAAGGGTGATATCCTTGCTTTCATCGGAGGGGATTGCATCGCAAACCCCTTCTGGATAAAGGAGCTGAGAAGGAGCATAATGGAGGGCAACAAGGTCGTCGTCGGCAAGACCATCACCCTGGGATTGGATGCCTGGGTGGCCTTGGACAGGGTGGAGCTCTATTTCAAAGGTGTCGACATCTCCTGGCCAAGCTGCAACGAGGCCTTCGTCCGGGAGGCGGTGATCGAGGCGGGCAAGTTCGACCCTTGGTTCATAACGGCCGAGGACATCGACCTCAACCTGAGGGTGGTGGACAAGGGATACAAGATCGTCTACAATGAGAACGCCATTGTCTATCACAGGCACAAATCGACCTTGTACAGGTTCTTCAAGCAGGCCTTCTGGAACGGGGCTGGAAGGAAGCAGCTGACAATGAAACATGGTAGGCTCTGGTCGTCCTATGACCCCCTGAAGATGTTCCGCCAGAAGACGACCTTCTGGTCCTTGAGCAGGCTTACGGTGGCGATGATGGGGTATGTTGCCTTCAAGTTGTTCGGGGACCGTCCGGGAGAAGGACGTGCCTAGGGCTACCGCTCCGAGGCTCATGTCTTTCTGACAACCATTTTATGAAAGAAGTCCGTTCGCTTAGCGTCAGGTGGTCCACTGAGGGTCAGCGTCATTATCCCAACGATGAACGAGGAGCAGGGCATTGGGGCCGTCATTGACTCTGTCGTCCGCGCATTCTCCGGAACAGACCTTGAGCTTGAGGTGATGATAGTCGATACTAGGTCCAAGGACCGGACGGTCGAGATCGCGAGGGAGAAAGGGGCGATAGTCATCGATGAGCCGAGGAGGGGGTACGGCCGTGCCTACAAGACCGGTTTCGAGAGGGCATCGGGGGACGTCATAGCCACTTTGGACGCTGACTGCACATATCCTGCTGAGGAGATCCCCCGTCTTGCAAGGATGTTGGATGCAGAGGGCCTGGACTTCATAACCACCAACAGGTTCGCTGATCTGGAAAAGGGGGCCATGAGCGCAAAGCATCGGCTAGGCAACAAACTGCTGACCCTGACCATGAACGTGCTCTTCGGGGTCATGATAAGGGACTCGCAGAGCGGCATGTGGGTCTTCAGGAGGTCCATTGTGCCTAAGCTCGACATAACCAGCGATGGGATGGCCATGTCCGAGGAGATCAAGCTGGAGGCCTTCAAGAAGGTGCGGTCCAAGGAGGTCCCGATAGCCTACAGGAAAAGGGTCGGAGAGGTCAAGCTCTCCTCGTGGAAGGATGGAATAGGGAACATCAGGTTTCTTTTCCGGAAGAGGCTGACGTTCGAACATTGAGATGGTCCCTCACCATCCTCATCGCATCGATGAGCCTTGACCTTGCCTCCTTGTTGTAGATGCAGGCGCTCGGATGGAACGTAAGGAGGACGTCCATTGTCCCGATCCCTTCGATGTCCACCTTGACGGTCCTGTTCGCTACCTCTGAGACCTTGACCTCTGAGCCGAGCAGCGCCTCTATAGCTGTGCTGCCCAAGGCGACGATGAGCTCCCTTCCCCTCAGCTCGTCCATCAGGTATCGCCGACAGGCGGCAAGCTCCTGAGCATCAGGCCTCCTGTTGCCAGGGGGCCTACATTTGACCGTGTTGGTGATCATCACGGACCTTCGGTCGAGGCCTGCCTCCTGCATGCATTTGTCCAACCATTTCCCTGCCCTTCCGACGAAAGGCGCACCGAGCCTGTCCTCGCTCTCGCCCGGTGCCTCCCCGACCAGAACGACAGGCGAGGAGAGGTCACCGGAAGGTGGTACTACCCGCGTCCTCCATGCGCTCAGCGGGCATAATGCACATTCAAGGTCCAAGGACATCTACTTCCTCAGCACGTCCGTCGCAGTGACCAGCGAGGAAAGCTCCACTCCTACCTCCTCGAGCTTCTTCCTCCCGCCTTCCTCCCGGTCGACGACGGAGAAGACGTTCTCGACGGTCAGGCCCTCCCCTCTCAAAACCTCGATGGCGTATAGCGCCGACCCGGCCGACGTAACAACATCCTCGACGACGAGGACCTTCTCACCTCTCGAATAAGCTCCTTCGATGAGCTTCGTTGTGCCATGGTCCTTCTTCTCCTTCCTGACCATGATGAACGGTATGCCTGTCTTCAGCGACAGCGCAACGGCAAGAGGTATCGAGCCAAGGACCACTCCTGCGATCCTGTCGACCTTCATTCCCTTCATCGCCAACAGCGATGACATCTCCTCGGCGATCAAAGATAATACCTGGGGGTCTGTGCTGGCCTTTTTTATGTCGATATAATAGCCGCTCTTCTTCCCTGATGCCAAAGTGAAGTCCCCATAGAGCAGGGCACCGCACTCGACCAGAGCCTTTCTTGTCCTTTCGCTCATCCGATCACCATGGTACCTTCTTCAGACCCTTCTTATAGCCTATGATATTGACCCCCCGGTGCAACAAGGGGGTGATGATGAGCACCGAGAGGAGGCTTATTATATGCTCCCCCTCGACGAACGCCCCGATGAACCAGGATGGGTATATGGCCAAGGACAGCAGCATTGCACCAGCGATGAAGTTGTACTGGTCCAGGACAGGGGCTTTTGCTCCCCGTTCCAAACCAAGCCTCCGTTTGATGAACGCCCCGCATAGGTCACCAAGCAACGAGCCAAGCGCAAGGACGAACACCAATCCCATGGAGTCAGGGAGATCCCCGAACCCCCAATAGGCAGAATCGTCGAATGGGTATGCTACATATAGTTGCAACAGCCCCAAGGCCGTCCCCGCCGAGACCCCTCCTATAAAACCTCTCCAGGTTTTTCCTTCCCCTAAAAGCCTCCTCCCCCTCCAGGACCGCCCAAGGTCGATCGGCCTGCCGCCGCCGAATATGACCGCCGCGGAATTGGGCAGATAGGCAGGCAGCATGAGCCAAAGACCGGCCGCCACATATATCAAGAGGCTCAGTAGGTCCATCGACCGGCCCATTACCTGCGGCCCCATTAATCTTTCTCAGCCTGACCTCTAGACCTGAAGAACCGTACCAGCTCGTTTACCGGGGCCTCCACGGCCCTCATATCCATCCTATCGGCGAACTGCTTTGCCCTCCGGTCAAGTATCACCGCGGCGCCGATGTCCGTCTCCGTCCTTATAAGGCGTCCTATCGCCTGTGCCATTTTTCTATAGGTGGGTGCCTTGACGGTATATTCCCACCCCTTCCTGAACTTCGTCTCATAGAAGTGCATCAGCGCCCTCTGCTTTGCGGTCGGCTTCGGATAGGGGACGCCGACCAGCACCGCGACCTGGAGGTCCTTGTCTGGGAAATCGATCCCCTCGCTGATCCTTCCTCCCATCACAGCGAACAGGACCGCACCCTCGTCCCTCTGTCCCTTGAACCTGGAGACGACCTCCATCAGGTCCGTCTGGGCCATGCCTTTCTCCTCGACGTGGACCTTCCTTTTGATCCTTGCGAGCGTCCTGTCGGCGATGAAACGGTCCATCATAGAGTATGAAGGGAAGAACACGACGG
This genomic window from Methanomassiliicoccales archaeon contains:
- a CDS encoding uracil-DNA glycosylase, whose amino-acid sequence is MSLDLECALCPLSAWRTRVVPPSGDLSSPVVLVGEAPGESEDRLGAPFVGRAGKWLDKCMQEAGLDRRSVMITNTVKCRPPGNRRPDAQELAACRRYLMDELRGRELIVALGSTAIEALLGSEVKVSEVANRTVKVDIEGIGTMDVLLTFHPSACIYNKEARSRLIDAMRMVRDHLNVRTSASSGKET
- a CDS encoding glycosyltransferase family 2 protein; amino-acid sequence: MRVSVIIPTMNEEQGIGAVIDSVVRAFSGTDLELEVMIVDTRSKDRTVEIAREKGAIVIDEPRRGYGRAYKTGFERASGDVIATLDADCTYPAEEIPRLARMLDAEGLDFITTNRFADLEKGAMSAKHRLGNKLLTLTMNVLFGVMIRDSQSGMWVFRRSIVPKLDITSDGMAMSEEIKLEAFKKVRSKEVPIAYRKRVGEVKLSSWKDGIGNIRFLFRKRLTFEH
- a CDS encoding CDP-2,3-bis-(O-geranylgeranyl)-sn-glycerol synthase: MDLLSLLIYVAAGLWLMLPAYLPNSAAVIFGGGRPIDLGRSWRGRRLLGEGKTWRGFIGGVSAGTALGLLQLYVAYPFDDSAYWGFGDLPDSMGLVFVLALGSLLGDLCGAFIKRRLGLERGAKAPVLDQYNFIAGAMLLSLAIYPSWFIGAFVEGEHIISLLSVLIITPLLHRGVNIIGYKKGLKKVPW
- a CDS encoding orotate phosphoribosyltransferase, with product MSERTRKALVECGALLYGDFTLASGKKSGYYIDIKKASTDPQVLSLIAEEMSSLLAMKGMKVDRIAGVVLGSIPLAVALSLKTGIPFIMVRKEKKDHGTTKLIEGAYSRGEKVLVVEDVVTSAGSALYAIEVLRGEGLTVENVFSVVDREEGGRKKLEEVGVELSSLVTATDVLRK
- a CDS encoding glycosyltransferase, whose translation is MLVSVVLNVMNEEKNIGDLLDSLVIQEQPMEIVVVDAASKDRTREIVRSYMERYPFISLYVKPGRRGESTNYGIDMSKGDILAFIGGDCIANPFWIKELRRSIMEGNKVVVGKTITLGLDAWVALDRVELYFKGVDISWPSCNEAFVREAVIEAGKFDPWFITAEDIDLNLRVVDKGYKIVYNENAIVYHRHKSTLYRFFKQAFWNGAGRKQLTMKHGRLWSSYDPLKMFRQKTTFWSLSRLTVAMMGYVAFKLFGDRPGEGRA